TAAAATTCAAATAATGGGTCATACTGATAACCAAGGAACTGATAACTATAATTTCACATTATCTAAGAATAGAGCTGAGGCTGTTTCAAACTATTTAATAAATAAAGGATGCTCACCTATTAGGATTAGTGCAAAAGGATATGGGAAATCAAATCCTATTTCTAACAATGAAACTGAAGAAGGGAAAGCTCAAAACAGAAGAGTTGAATTTATGCTTGTAAAGTAAATATTGATTTTATATGATATAAAAATATTTTTAAAGTTGAAAGAAACATAAATTTATATTCAAAAATAATTTCAACATTTATATCATTTTCCAAATTCTACATCAACTGTAATCCAAGATGAAATTGGATTGCCTTCATTATTTAATGCAACACTAAAATCACTTAAATTTACTGATCGTAATGCAGCAATTGCTAACAAAGGTGCACACTTTGCCTCTGAATCAACATTTGAAACAAATGCTCTTTTTGAAAAACCTCGATTATTAATAAGTGCCTTTATGGTTACTTTCCCTTTGCACATCCATTGCTTTGCAACTATAGAAAGATAAAGATTTTTTTGTATTCTATCTTTTTTCACAGTTGCTTCTTGGGTAATCGTAGAATCAATTTCGTCAGCTCGTTTATTAAATTTATCAATTGAATGATACATTTTTTCTCTTATATCCTTTTTCAATAAATCCAACCTTAACTTTATATCTCTTGTTTCAGGATCTGTATTTAAAGTGTTAACAAGTACATATCTTGGTCCTTTTAATACTACTGCTAACATATTACATGTATCAGAATTTTCTTTATTTACAAATGACTTTGCTTTTTTATCTAAACTTTGAACTTCAGTAAATTGCTCTTCCATCATTGTATAAAAAAATGCTTGTGAGCCTCTTGAATAATAAACTGTCTTATCTGCATATATTAAAAAAGCTTCCGCAGAATCACCACACTGAATATAAGTAGCTTCAATAATTGGATCTTTTAATGAATCTGCAAGTTGTTTCCAAGTTTGTGATTTGGATGTAAATATTGATAAAAGAAATATTATTATAAATATTATGTTTTTGCTAAATTGTATATTTGGATTGATAATCATTTATTAATTTAATGAGTGTTTTAATTGAAAATTTAAAAAGCTATATTCAACTTTGATTTATTTAAAATAACTTCGATTCTATAATTTCTTTAAAATGTTATGCCTCAAAATTACTACTATATGTCAGGTGCAGGAAATTTATTTGTCGTTGCAGAAGAATCAAATTTTCCAATCGAATCGGATTACAAACAAATTGCTGAACTATTATGCAACCCTAAGAATTTAGATAGTATTTTACTTGACGGTTTAATAATTATTTGTAAGAGTCAACAATGTGATTTTGAAATGAAATATTTTAATAGAGATGGAAGTACTGGAATGATGTGTGGAAATGGTGGAAGATGTGCAGTGAAATTTGCATTTGATAAGGGCTATACAACTCAAGATAAAATTACTTTTGTAAATTCTCAGATTGAATACTCAGCAATTATAACTGAAAGAGGGGTAAAAGTATTCTTCCCTGAACCAAAAAAATTTAAATTAAAATTCAAATTAAATCTTTTAGGTGATATGAGAATTTGTCATTTTGCTGATGTAGGTACTCCACATGCAGTCTTATTTGTTGATGAAATTAATGACTTAAATCAAACATTATGTCTTAAAGATTTGGACTTGAATTTATGGGGAAAATCTGTAAGGAATCATACTGATTTTTCACCTGATGGAGCAAATGCAAATTTTGTTGAAATAAGTGATTTGGGCATTATGTTAAGGACGTTTGAAAGAGGAGTAGAAGCCGAAACTGGGGCTTGCGGAACTGGTGCCATTTCTTCTGCTATTATTTCTAATTTTCTTAGAGGGGTTAATAAGCCTGTAAAGGTAACAGTAACAAGTGGAGCTATTTTGTATGTTGATTTTGATTTAATTCAAGGAAAAATTTCAAATTTATCATTAGAAGGTGGGGCTGATTACTTCAATAAAAATAACAATAATAATAAATGATTAAGTTATTAATTTTTTTAGGGCTTTTATCAATAATTACTGATGCAAAATCACAACAAGAGTTTTCTATTAATAATGGTTCTGAAAATTATTATTCAAAAATTACTGTTGAAAAATGTGAAGATGGAACATGTTCAGGGAAAGGTACTATTTCAATTTTTGTTAAAAGTACAAAATCTTTGTTCCAGATTTTAAGTTCTGATGATTTATATTTTTCCTTAGATGTTTCAAATTCACCTTCAGTTAATGTTGTTGAACTTTATGGTGAACAAAGCCCATTGATATTTGATGATTTTAACTTTGATGGAACAGAAGACTTAGCTATTAGAAATGGCAATAATAGTGGTTATTCAGGACCTTCCTATGATGTTTATGTTTATAATGCAAATAAAAAACAATTTGTATTTAGCAGTGAACTTACAAAGCTTGTTACAGATAATTTGGGTATGTTTTTAGTAGATCATACAAATAAAAGAATTACTACATTCTCAAAATCGGGTTGTTGCTGGCATCTTACAACTCAATACGTAGTTGTTCCCAAAAAAGGTTTGGTGAAAGTTTATGAATTAATTGAAGATGCAACAAATTCAAATGGAAAAACTGTTTTGGTTACTACTAGTAGTTTAATAAATGGTAAATGGATAAAGAGTAGTAAAAAATTTAAAATGAAAGAATATTATAAATGATTTATTAAAGCTACAACTTTTATTTCAATCAATAAATTTTTGTGTGGTAATTGGTGAACAGCTACAGTGGTTCTTGAAGGACCAGTATATGAATCAAAAAATTCGTTGTAGGCTTCATTATAATGTTTATAATCTTCCATATTAATTAGGAAAGTTGTTAAATCTACAATGTTTTCTAGATCAGCACCAGCAAGTTTTAAAATCTTTTTTATGTTATTAATAACAGCTCTAGTTTGTACTTTAATATCAAGTTCCACAGTTCCATCTTCATTTATTTTTACGCCATCATGAGTATTATCTTCTTTTCTTGAAGAAACACCAGATACATAAATGAACCCATTTGCAATTCTTGCATGAGGGTAATTAGCTAATGCTTGTGCACCTGATTTTAAAAATACTGGTTTTCCGTTTTTATTGGTCATTAAAAAATTTCTATTAGAATTTTAATTGAAACTATATTCATGGAGAATAAATATCTTTTACAAAAATAATCTAAAAAGTATTTTTATTTCTTTTTTAAAATTGAAATTTTGAAATATTTAAATAATTACAACAATTAAGAAATTAATTTAATTAAAATGAAAATAGGTAATTACATTGTAGATATTATTGAAACTTGTAAGTTCTCATTAGATGGGGGAGCAATGTTTGGAGTGGTCCCAAAAAATCTTTGGAGCAAAGCATATCCTCATTTTGATGATCAAAATAGAATTGATATGTCTGCTAGAGCATTACTAATAAGAGGTAATGGAAAAACTATTTTAGTAGATTCTGGATGTGGACACAAGATGCCAGATAAATTAAATAAAATTTATAATCTAGATTATTCTGAGTATACTTTAAAAAATGAATTAAAGAAAAAAGGTGTTGACCCACAAGATGTAACCGATTTTATTTATACACATTTACATTTTGATCATGCAGGTGGTTCAACTTTTTTAAATGATAAAGGGGAAGTTGAACCTATGTTCCCCAATGCAAAGCATTATGTACAAACTGAACAACTAAAATGGGCTCGTAATCCAAGTGATAAAGATAGAGCTAGTTTTATGCAAGATAATTGGGAACCAGTTATTAGTTGGGGTTTAATAGAGGAATTAGAAGGTATTAGCGAAGTATTACCAGGAATAGAAGTTCGTCCTCTTTATGGTCACACTCAGGCAATGCAAATAGTTATAATAAAAGATACAAATCAAATAAACAATAGCAATAATGGTTTGGTTTATTGTGCAGATTTAATTCCAACATCAGCTCATTTATCATTACCTTACATAATGGGTTATGATAATTTTCCATTAACAACATTAGATGAAAAAAAATTTTTTATTCGAGAAGCATTTGAAAACAATTGGTTATTATGTTTTGAACATGACCCTTATACACAAGCAATTAGTTTATCACATTCGGAAAAAGGATTTTCAATTCATGAAAAAGTAGAAATCAACGATAATAATTTAAGTTAAAAAAAATCCTTGAAATTAAATTTTCAAGGAATTTCTTTTATAAAAATTTACAAAGGTTACTTTATAACTTTAAGTATTTTATTTAGAATAATTCCATTTGAAATAAATCTTATATTATAAGTACCAGATTGAATATCTGTTAAACTAACATTCTGAGAATGCTTACCAACTTTTTCATACCCCTCAAAAAGAGTACTTATATGTTTACCATTTACATCGAATAAAAATATTTTAACTAAACCATCTTCTAAAATTGAGTAATTAATACTCGTTTCAGAATTTGCAGGATTTGGGTTTGCTTGATATAATTCAGTCATTGAATTATTAACATTTGCAAGATTCACTCTGCAAGATGCTATATGCCTTTTACTACCATCAATTGTTATTTCAACTAATTTATAATCAATAATATTATCATTTTCTGCTAATGTTATATCATCTTGAAATTCATAATTTTGAGGTGTTGAAGTTGAACCACTTCCCTTAACAAGTTGAATAATACCCCATTCGTTTTCCAGCTTAGTTTTTCTAGATAATTCAAAGTAAGCACAATTAGATTCAGATGCTGTTTTCCAATTAATTTTAATATTGTTTTTGTTGATTGCTTCTGCAGTAAAAAGAGTTAACTCAACTGGTAGCAAAACATCATTACAAGAACCATCTTTTACATTTACTGGTCTTACTTGGTTAATTGCAGAATTACAATCACCTAAAGCACCAGAAATTAATATGTTAAATTTTGGTCTTGGATAATCATCTCCACCCCATGAATAAACTTCACCATGTTTATCAATTGCATAACTTGAAGCATAACCTGTTCCAATTGTTAATATTGGGTTTGATAATAACTCACCTAAAAATGCAGAACCTTGATAAGTTCCTGATCTAACTTGTACAGGAAGTTCTCTATTTGAAGTTGTACCATTACCCAATTGTCCACCAGGATTCCAACCAGTAGCATAAACTTTTCCACTTAAAGTTAAGAAAAGAGTATGAGCACGACCACCAGCAACTTGAACAATAAAGTCTGATGGAGAATCACCAATATATGTTCCAGGATAATCACCCGCTAATGGTCTCATTGGATAATTTTTATTTACCATTGTATTATCTCCTAATGTACCATAGAAGTTATATCCCCAAGCAAAAAGTTTGTGTTTACTTGTAAGAACAAAAGCATTGTTTTCAGAAGCAAAAATTTTAACAACTTTATCAGTTGTATCATCACCAAGGAATATATTCCCACCATAAGCACCACTTATAACTTGAACTGGTGTTAACCTTGAAGTATCTGTGCCATCACCTAATTCTCCATTATAATTTGTACCCCAAGAATAAACTAAACCATTTGAAGTAAGAGCATAACCAGAATTACTACCTGCGGCAATTTGGATTATCTTATTAGAAGCAGCATCACCAAGAAAATTTGTTCCAGGGTAAGTACCTTTTAAAACTCTTTTTGGTGAATGGTATTCAATAACATCGCCAGTACCTAATTGACCTTCACTATTAAAGCCCCAAGAGTAAACTTCACCAAGTTCAGAAAGAGCATAACTAGCATCACCATAAGCAATTACACTTATTATTTTATTCAATGAATCATCTCCTAAATAATTTGTACCAGGGTAATCTCCTTTTAAAACTCTAACAGGTAACCATTTATCAGAAGTTGAATTAACACCTAATCTACCATTACCGTTATTTCCCCAAGAAAAAACTTCACCTTTTTCTGTTAAAGCTAAACCATGAAACTCTGCAATTGAAATTGAGAACACTCTATTTGAATTATTGTCTCCAAGAAATGCTGAACCATTATATGCACCTTTAAAAACAGGGTACATATAATCTCTGCTTATGGATGTGCTATCTCCAAGCTGACCAAAATGATTATCTCCCCAAGTTTGAACAATGTAATTCTGGTCAATTAATGCCCCAAAATGTGCATCACCAGATGTTAATCTAAAGTTTTGAGAGGTAGCTTTAAAAGAGCAAAAGCAATATGCAATAATAGCAAATGTAAGTTTTGTAAAAAGAAACTTCTGTTTCATAAATTATCAATTTTAATTGTTTTTAAACTTATTTCATTGCTAATATAGTTAGATGGAATAAGTACAATTAACTTTATAGGGTAACAATATGTAACTTAAAGAGATTGAATTCAAATTCAAAAGATGCGGGTGGGTAATTATAAAAAATGAAGATTAAATTAAGAATTACTTTTTTACTTTATCTATTAAACGGTTAGAACTATCAAACATTTCTCTCAAACTATTTGAGTTTTTACTCAAATTTTCTAGCTGTAAATTAAATTCAATTCTGTTTTTGTATCCATTATTTTTAATTATACTATCAATAGCATAATTAGATCTTATTGAATCAAATTTATATATTTGTTGAACTAATAAAATATCTGAAATTGTTTGAGACACTTTCCATTTTTCTTTTTCTGAAATAGAGTTTTCTCCGCAAGATGGAATTAATAGAAATAATATTGAAAATAATACTTTCATTACTTTATTAATAAAATGGTTTATATATTAAAGATAGCATCAAATAAATTAGAAAATAATTAATAACTAAATTATAATAATAGTAAAATAAAGTAATAGTTAGCATTTTAAAACAAAAAAAAATCGCAACTAAATAAATAATTGCGATTTATAGTAAAAAAAATTCTTAAGTAGTCTCGGTAACGCTTAGTATAACTCTTCCATTATAATAACCACAAGCACGGCAAGCAGTATGATTTAATTTAGCTTCACTACATTTTGGGCACTTACCAAATGAAGGAGCAGTTAATTTATAGTGCGTTCTGCGCTTATCTCTGCGAGACTTAGAATGTCTTCTCTTTGGATTTGGCATCTTATTGTGTTAGTTTAATTTATAAAATATTTTTTTTAATCTAAAGTAATAATATCATTTTTTTAATTCCAATAACTTAGCCCATCTTGGATCAATTTGCGTATTTTCACAACTGCACTTATTGATATTTAAATCAACCCCACAGTGTTGGCAAAGCCCTTTGCAATCTTCCTTACATAAATTTTTAAGTGGAGTAGATGTCAAAAAAACATCTTTTACATCCTCATCTAAAATTAACATATTTGTTTCAGGAGGTAAAAACCTATATTCATCATTTTCAGCATCTTCATCATTCCCAACTCCCATCAACTTTGAATGCCTGCTATTCACATTTTCTAAAACATAACATATGTTAAAAAATTCTTCAACTAAATTTGTAAATTCAATAAGGCATCTATCACACTCATTTAATCTGTTACCCTTAACTTTGCAAGATACAAAAAATTGGTTTGATACTCTTTTTACAGAAACATCTAATTCAATTTTTTCTGAAAAATTTTCTAACGATAAATCCTTTGCATTGCAAGTTATTTTATAAGTATGCTCACCTTCACTTTGGTTAGAGATATTTATTTCAATAAAACTTTTATTCAAGGATTCCATAACAATCTAAACCTAATTAGTCTGATAGTAAAAATTGGACTGCAAAAATAAGTTTTTTTTTCGCAAACAACAAAAGATAATGAAAGAAATTATTTTTAATAAAAAATTGATGTCGTTTTATAAGGTAATAATTTTACCTTTATTTTTAATTTTCATTGGTTCTTGTGATATGAGTGAAGACCCTGGATTACTTAATCCACCTGTTGCAGATAGTACTTACACAAGATGTGTTAACTTGTCAGATGGGGCTAATATAGATATGCAATTATCTGGAAGTTATCTTGGAAAAAATATCTCATATTTATCTTCAACTCCACATAAATCCGCAACAACAAATCAAATTTCTTATGGAATAATTACAAAAGGTAATCGAACTGACACTCTTATTAGGAAAATTCTTAATAAAAGTGTCATTATAACTTACTTTGTATTTAATGCTAAAGATTCAGTTTCAATAACAGAAGTGCAATCTAATAAACAAGAGAAAACTGATTTAGCTAGTAGAAACCGTGGTAAAATTGTATTCATTCAAGGGATAAATGATTCAAGTCAATATCTAATTAAATCGGGTTGTCAGAGTGGTGGTATATTGTTTAATAATTTACCAAAGGGTGGAGTCTCTTATCAAGAAGTTACCCCTGGAACTCAATCTTTATACTTAATCAAAAGTGAAAATCCGAAGCCAATAACAAATGCAGAATTCAAAATTAGTAATGGTGAAATTTTATATTTAATTTCATCTTTAGTTAATGGCAAACAACAATTGTATATACTTCAATCAGAAATTTCAAATAAGTTAACATCTTTACAAGTATGTGATAGTGTTAAAAGCTCACAAAGTAATTTAAGGTTTATAAATACCACATCAGATTCAATAGATATTTCCATTAAAATTAAAGGAGATGTAACTGACTTACTCTCTAACTTGAAATTTTTAGATTCCAAGGAGGTTAGCACTACAGCTTGTAAAAATATTAACGGGGATACATTAGAGGTTTCTAACTCAAAAGGGAAATATTCTATACCAGTTAAATTTGATGTTGGTAAAGACTATTTGTGTTTCATTTCAGGGAATTCCGAAAATTTTTCATTTTCATTAATTGAAAGAAATGTTTTAAATACCAGCACAAATTTATACCTATTAAATTGTATTAATCCAGATACAGTTTCATTAACATTTGGATCTGGTTCTCCATCAGGCATCCCTGAAGGACTAAGACCATTTCCTGATGCAATAACAGGAAGAATATCTAATCCTATAATAATTCCAATCGGAAATTATCCTCTAATTTTTAACAATTCATCTTCAAACAAATTTATCAAAGGTGGGTTTTACAAATTTAACATAGGAACATTTATTTTAACACTAATAAATATTAACAATAATCCAAGCATAGTAGTTTTTGATATGTTAGGTAAACCTAACAGTATTATAAGCTACGGAATACAATCCCAATTTTTCAACTTGTACACCGATACTAGTGCATTATTTGAAATTAGTGGAGTAAAGTTATCACCAATACCTTATAGGTATGCAACAACAACTTTAATTCCAGTTACTCAAGAAATTATAAAATCAAATTTAGGTGATACCACTTTTTCACCAACATCACATAGTTACACTATTGGTACAATTGGCAAAGGTGAATCTAAAGATCTGTTAGTAATTCCATCTACAAATGACATAGTTGAAAGTAATAAATCAAAAATTAGAATAATAAATGGAATTATTGGTGTTGATCAATTAGCATTTAGAGCAAGTTCAAATACGGCAGATCCAGTTGTTCTAGATTATAAAAAACCAAGTTTTAATTTCACTTTTGATTCTAAAAAATATTCATTCTTTTTTACCAAAAGTGCAACAGATACAACTATTGTTGGTAGAATTGATGGTTTAGAATTTAGATCTGGTAAACAATATTTAATGATACTCGCTCATTCAAAAAACAAGACTGACTTGTTGCCCTATTCAACATTATTGCTTCAAGAAAATTAAATATATAAAATTTAATTTGATAAAGTAATTAAGCTAATTATTCAAAAACTTATGGAATATCAAAAGTATCTAAATCCTAGTATTGTTTCAAAAATATCTTCATTAGAACTAAAAGCAAAATATATTGTTGAAGGATTTATTATGGGATTACATAAGTCACCATTTCATGGATTTTCAGTAGAATTTGCAGAACATAGGCAGTATATGCCTGGCGATGAAATTAAGAGAATTGATTGGAAAATTTATGGTAAAACTAACAAGTTTTATGTAAAACAATATGAAGAAGAGACTAATTTAAAATGTTATATAGTTTTAGATTCATCGGCTTCTATGGGTTATTGTTCAAATAAAAAATTACCTAATAAATTCGAGTATGCACTTTCGCTTTCAGCTGCTTTTGCTTACTTAATGATTAAACAACAAGATGCCGTTGGTGCTGGAGTTTACAATAATAAGTTAAATAGTTTTCTCCCTGCTCATTCTAGATTAAACTACTTATCTGAAATTATGAAAGTACTTTCTGATGCTAAGCCAAGTAGTGGAACTATGTCTAGTAAAGCTTTAAATCTAATGGCTGAAAGAATTAAACGTAGAGGTCTTGTAATTGTAATTAGCGATTTTTTAGATGATATAAATGAGAGTATTTCAGCACTCAAACACTTTAGGCATAAACAGAATGAAGTAATTGCAATACAACTTCTAGATCCATTAGAAAAATCTTTTAACTTTGATTACAATGCAACTTTTCGTGATATGGAAACTGGTGAACAAATGGTTTCACAACCAAGTCAAATTAAAAATGATTATCAAATAACAATTAATAATTTTTTAAAAAAATTTAAAAAAGAATGTAGTAATTCAGGTATTGATTATTTATTAATTGATACTTCAACTCCTTTTGATACAGCACTTACAGAGTATATCTCTAAAAGAAGAAAAATGTTATAATTGTATATTTGTGTTAAAGTCTAATTATAAATAATTAACAATATTTTTTGAATTATAAAATATGAATAGATTATGTTTCATAATATTTGGCACATTAATATTAAATATTAACCTAAATGCTCAATTTAAAAATGAAGTTTTAACTTATAGTAAAGTTAATATGGATACTTTAAATAGTCAAATTAAATATGAAAGATTAATACCTGCAATATGCTTAACAGTTGGGTTCGTAATTTATTCTTTGTCTTCTCAAGCTCATTTTTATTCTGGAGCAGACACTTCATTTTATTTCAATTTTTATAATGATTGGAATTATGCTAAAGGAGCAGATAAATTTGGACATGCTTTTGCGGGATATTCACTCGCTTTAGGTACAAAAGAAATACTTCAATTTTCTGGTGTTGATACTGTAAGTTCACTTTGGCTTGGGGCTGGAGTTTCTATATTACATCAAACTCTAATAGAAGTTGAAGATGGGTTTATAACTGCAAAGGAAGGAATTGTGCCATATTTCGGATTTAGTTTCGGAGACCTTGGAGCAGATTTGGTTGGAGCTTTACTACCAGTTGCTCAACATTACTCCCCATTTTTTTCAAATGTAAGATACAAATTTTCAATAAATCCTTCTGATTTTATCAAAGGAAAATTTGAAGGAAAATATGAAAGATTTAAAGAAGCATCTCATGATTATGATAGTAAAAACAACTGGTTATCTTTTAGTGTTTACGATAAACTTCCAGAATCTTTCAAAAATTATTATCCTAAATTCTTGAATTTAGCAATTGGAAACTCAGTGAAAAATGTAAGAGATAAAAATTGGGAATATGTTGGTGGTGGGAATCATGAGTTATTTTTATCATTCGATTATGATATGGAAAAGTTGTTACCAGATGGAGCTGACTGGTGGATGGCAGTTAAAAAATTTCTAAACTTATATAAATATCCAGCCCCTTGTTTGAAAATTTATCCTGAATTAATATTTTATCCTATTAGGTTTTAAAATATTTTTCAAATTGGAATAATTCCTAATTATTACCCACATGAAAATCTTTTCATTAATCATTTCTTTATATAATCTTTAATTAATATGATTGAATTATATTAAATAAGTATAATCCAGATTATGTAATATTTATTGTAATAATATGATTTTTAATTTTGAAATATAAGTTTATTTCAAAGTGCTTATTTTAAAATACAGCTTAATCAATATCTTGTGAGTTAAAACTTATTTAATTAAGTTCGCGTTGCAAATTTTACCGAATAAATTAATTACTTGTATCATTAAATGAAAATTACTGGAAGTCGAGTTCTTGTGCTAGGAGGTTGGGGACTTGTTGGAAATGCAGTCTGTAAAAAAATATTATCAGAAAAACCATCTTGTCTTATTGTTACATCACTTAACGAAAAAGAGGCAAATGATGCTCAAAATCAACTTCAAACTAATTATCCTGATATTGAGATAAAATCATGGTCTGGAAATATCTTTGGAAGGAATGAATATAAGCATACCCCAAAATCAGAACTAATAATAGATGTTACTAAAAGACGAGAATTAATAGCAGATATAATGGAGGATCTAAGCGATAAAATGCTTGGGGAGTCTGCACTTTATAATCTGTTAATTGAGTTCAAACCAGATATTGTAATTGATTGTATTAATAGTGCCACTGCAATTGCATACCAAGATATTTATACTTCCGCTCGAGCTACTCTCAAAGCAATTGATGAAGGTGATAACGTAAATTCTGCAACAGAAAATTTACTTACAACTTTATATGTTCCTCAGTTAATCAGACATATTCAGATATTGTTTAAAGGTCTTAAAGACGCAGATTCTGGAATGTACCTAAAAATTGGTACTGCTGGAGCAGGTGGAATGGGTTTGAATATACCATATACTCATTCTGAAGAAAGACCTTCAAGAGTTCTACTCAGTAAAAGTGCAGTTGCAGGAGCACATACTTTGTTATTGTTTATGATGGCTAGAACACCTAATGGTCCTATTATAAAAGAGATAAAGCCAACTGCAACAATTGCTTGGAAGCGCATAGAATCAGGCGAAGTTTTAAGAAAAGGGAATCCAATTCCATTAGTGGATTGTACTCCTGAAAATTCTATAAATGTATCTGAAATGTTTAACTTAAAAGAAGAGAATTGTTATACTAATTTAAACAAAAATTTAACAGCTCCTTTTATTGATACTGGAGAAAATGGAATATTTTCTACAGGCGAATTTGAAACTATTTCTTCTTTAGATCAAATGGAAATGATTACTCCAGAAGAAATTGCTGAAGCTGTTAGGTTTGAAGTTATGGGTGGTAATTCTGGCCATGATGTTATTGCAGGGCTTGATGGAACTGTATTTGGACCAACTTACCGTGGTGGTCAACTAAGAGAAAGAGCGCTCGATAGATTGAAAAAACTTGAGAAAGAAACTTCAATTAACTCAGTTGCATTTGAAATGTTAGGTCCACCAAGATTATCAAAGCTACTCTATGAAGCTCACATTTTAGGCTTAGTTGGAGGATCAATAAAATCAATTTTAAATTCAGATGAAGAATTAATATCTCAAACAGCAGAGGCTTTAATTAAAACTAATTCTGATTTGAGGTCAAAAATAATTTCAATTGGAATACCAATTTTATTAAGAGATGGAGTTAGTATTTTAAGAGGAGAATCAGTGAAAATACCACCTTATAGAGGTGAAGATAAAATCATTTCTAATATAATTAATATAGAAGAATGGGCTAATGCTGGTTGGGTTGATTTACGAGTTGAAAATATTTTAAAATGGAAAATTAGATTAAAAAAAATAGTAGAATATGTTTCAACACAATCAATAAAAGATTCATCAAGTAGCGAGAATTTTAATTTACATTATTGGGAAAATTTTGATACTATGCCTATTGGAAAAATTTGTGGTTGGATTTTTACAATCGAAGAAGAAGGGGCAAGAATGAAAGCTTAATTTGTTTTTATAAATGTAGATTGATGATAAAATAGTTTT
Above is a window of Chlorobiota bacterium DNA encoding:
- a CDS encoding DUF2279 domain-containing protein, yielding MNRLCFIIFGTLILNINLNAQFKNEVLTYSKVNMDTLNSQIKYERLIPAICLTVGFVIYSLSSQAHFYSGADTSFYFNFYNDWNYAKGADKFGHAFAGYSLALGTKEILQFSGVDTVSSLWLGAGVSILHQTLIEVEDGFITAKEGIVPYFGFSFGDLGADLVGALLPVAQHYSPFFSNVRYKFSINPSDFIKGKFEGKYERFKEASHDYDSKNNWLSFSVYDKLPESFKNYYPKFLNLAIGNSVKNVRDKNWEYVGGGNHELFLSFDYDMEKLLPDGADWWMAVKKFLNLYKYPAPCLKIYPELIFYPIRF
- a CDS encoding short-chain dehydrogenase, which codes for MKITGSRVLVLGGWGLVGNAVCKKILSEKPSCLIVTSLNEKEANDAQNQLQTNYPDIEIKSWSGNIFGRNEYKHTPKSELIIDVTKRRELIADIMEDLSDKMLGESALYNLLIEFKPDIVIDCINSATAIAYQDIYTSARATLKAIDEGDNVNSATENLLTTLYVPQLIRHIQILFKGLKDADSGMYLKIGTAGAGGMGLNIPYTHSEERPSRVLLSKSAVAGAHTLLLFMMARTPNGPIIKEIKPTATIAWKRIESGEVLRKGNPIPLVDCTPENSINVSEMFNLKEENCYTNLNKNLTAPFIDTGENGIFSTGEFETISSLDQMEMITPEEIAEAVRFEVMGGNSGHDVIAGLDGTVFGPTYRGGQLRERALDRLKKLEKETSINSVAFEMLGPPRLSKLLYEAHILGLVGGSIKSILNSDEELISQTAEALIKTNSDLRSKIISIGIPILLRDGVSILRGESVKIPPYRGEDKIISNIINIEEWANAGWVDLRVENILKWKIRLKKIVEYVSTQSIKDSSSSENFNLHYWENFDTMPIGKICGWIFTIEEEGARMKA